In Acidobacteriota bacterium, the following are encoded in one genomic region:
- a CDS encoding gluconate 2-dehydrogenase subunit 3 family protein: protein MADEKEQVTRRDALKTIGVGVSVIASLPVLGGSAGAQDPAAHDHSNHSAQAAAPAKAQPLKFFTEEENKTVIEMSERIIPADDHSPGAKAAGVSGYIDLIVSESTDVTKQTWREGLSAINKMSRDRFGKPFTEAGADQQIDLLKEISKNERSPQTVEEKFFRTIKYATVDGYYTSEIGIHKELHYKGNAYLKEFTGCTHPEHQQ, encoded by the coding sequence ATGGCAGACGAAAAAGAACAAGTGACTCGGCGCGACGCCCTCAAGACCATTGGCGTTGGCGTCTCGGTGATTGCGAGCTTGCCTGTGCTGGGTGGCAGCGCGGGTGCTCAGGATCCGGCGGCACACGATCACTCGAATCACAGTGCTCAGGCTGCGGCGCCTGCGAAGGCTCAACCCCTGAAGTTCTTTACAGAAGAAGAGAATAAGACCGTCATCGAAATGTCTGAGCGCATAATACCGGCCGACGACCACTCCCCCGGAGCCAAAGCCGCGGGAGTCAGCGGCTACATCGATCTGATCGTCAGCGAGTCAACCGATGTCACCAAACAAACCTGGCGCGAAGGACTGTCGGCGATCAACAAGATGAGCCGCGACAGATTCGGCAAGCCTTTCACGGAGGCGGGCGCGGATCAACAGATCGACTTGCTCAAAGAGATCAGTAAGAACGAGAGGTCGCCACAAACGGTCGAGGAGAAGTTTTTCCGGACGATCAAGTATGCGACGGTGGATGGCTACTACACTTCAGAGATCGGCATACACAAGGAGCTGCACTACAAAGGCAACGCGTACTTGAAGGAGTTCACCGGCTGCACCCACCCCGAACATCAACAATGA